One region of Vespula vulgaris chromosome 9, iyVesVulg1.1, whole genome shotgun sequence genomic DNA includes:
- the LOC127066524 gene encoding uncharacterized protein LOC127066524, producing MPKESCCGLLVTLVPLFVGVCDLAGAISGSQYPVCKPGLEFWSTERASCWPCTRCAPKFTLSPCAVHQDAICGPLSALELDWSFLSTRKRPENGQRRLEAVTSKMLWRFPDLDQQQQKQSQEQQRQQELRQETRSLVDATYDDEINVGDVDEFSSQEQKRPYDPRERRKSNIEGSLSWDWQTAALVLAVCACVVFFLVAGCSALVYARQWRRMKKNFEPVGLEEISARLNVMVKAELAELVAGAPMSPGDPETRCQYLEKLLDRKRETPVMAGWPEVGGNLYIEEGETPRSKRSQIARIHRNIETILSHKTNVID from the exons ATGCCAAAGGAATCTTGTTGCGGGTTACTGGTAACCCTAGTGCCGTTATTCGTCGGTGTCTGTGATCTCGCCGGCGCGATATCCGGTTCCCAGTATCCGGTGTGTAAGCCAGGTCTAGAATTCTGGTCCACCGAACGTGCATCTTGTTGGCCCTGCACGAGATGCGCACCAAAGTTCACATTGAGTCCTTGCGCTGTGCATCAAGACGCGATTTGTGGACCACTCTCAGCTTTGGAGCTTGACTGGTCTTTTCTGTCAACAAGGAAGAGACCTGAGAACGGACAGAGACGTTTGGAAGCGGTGACGTCAAAGATGCTCTGGCGATTTCCGGATTTagatcaacaacaacaaaaacaatcgCAGGAGCAACAACGTCAACAGGAGTTAAGACAGGAAACGAGAAGTCTCGTCGATGCTACTTACGACGACGAAATAAACGTGGGAGACGTTGACGAGTTCTCTTCTCAAgaacaaaaa AGGCCATATGACCCtcgagagaggagaaaatcGAACATCGAAGGATCTCTTTCATGGGATTGGCAGACTGCCGCCCTTGTACTCGCGGTATGTGCCTGTGTGGTGTTCTTTTTGGTAGCAGGCTGTTCGGCCTTGGTTTATGCGAGACAATGGcgaaggatgaaaaagaattttgaacCAG ttggTCTCGAAGAAATCTCTGCCCGATTAAACGTTATGGTTAAGGCAGAATTAGCGGAACTCGTTGCAGGTGCACCGATGAGTCCAGGTGATCCAGAAACCAGGTGTCAGTACCTTGAGAAATTATTAG ACCGGAAACGCGAAACTCCGGTGATGGCTGGTTGGCCGGAAGTGGGTGGGAACCTCTACATCGAGGAAGGGGAGACACCGAGAAGCAAACGTTCACAAATCGCGCGGATTCATCGAAACATCGAAACGATTCTGAGCCACAAGACGAACGTCATTGACTGA
- the LOC127066522 gene encoding zinc finger protein ztf-16-like isoform X2 gives MSDGVDGGGGENEVDSHSSSHAEAGDSSNHREEEALDPDNEAALNTNYDSSDGAVPAFRCDRCDNYETINKTAFCAHQDQCLGSGEPGESTEGIDGPENDGDGDEGHSGLRAHRKIFECDVCNMKFSNGANMRRHKMRHTGVKPYECRVCQKRFFRKDHLAEHFTTHSKTLPYHCPICNRGFQRQIAMRAHFQNEHVGQQDMVKSCPLCSYRATTMKCLRLHFFNRHGIDLDNPGPNSSTSILNSCTPGEAMPSAPLSDSGDSTGNRSADNATPPMHFLTPHVEISIPYPEQTTNQRNSSPAPLNGDSPNSPQSADSNSNAPSSSHHQLPINSSGIHRNVGGGEEAITPSISLIPIKQEPNSNGMEDSGATSSNLSLPSLIKVSPLKTLLRDDLCRKLSTSCSNNNNTNNNNGSNSNLHSRGEPPTSTRPDPRSSGLQCTHCRITFPDQTLYFLHKGCHSESNPWKCNICGEQCCNLYQFNSHLLSKSHQ, from the exons ATGTCAGATGGAGTCGATGGTGGCGGCGGGGAAAACGAGGTAGACTCTCATTCCTCTTCGCATGCAGAGGCTGGTGATTCTTCTAAtcatagagaagaagaagcattGGATCCAGACAACGAAGCAGCTCTTAATACTAATTATGATAGTAGCGATGGAGCTGTTCCAGCATTTAG ATGTGATCGCTGTGACAATTATGaaactataaataaaacagCATTTTGTGCTCATCAAGATCAGTGTCTTGGAAGTGGTGAACCAGGAGAAAGTACAGAAGGTATCGATGGACCTGAAAACGATGGAGATGGAGACGAGGGTCATTCGGGTTTGCGAGCCCATAGAAAAATCTTTGAGTGTGATGTTTGCAacatgaaattttctaatggAGCTAATATGAGAAGACACAAG ATGAGGCATACAGGTGTAAAACCGTATGAGTGCCGAGTATGTCAGAAAAGATTCTTTCGAAAAGATCATCTTGCAGAACATTTTACCACTCATTCAAAAACTTTACCATATCATTGTCCAATATGTAATAGAGGTTTCCAAAGACAAATTGCCATGAGGGCGCATTTCCAAAATGAACATGTAGGACAACAGGATATGGTTAAATCATGTCCGTTATGTAGTTATCGAGCAACAACAATGAAATGTCTTAGGTTGCACTTTTTTAACAG ACATGGAATAGATTTAGATAATCCAGGACCAAACAGTTCAACTTCAATATTAAACAGTTGCACACCTGGGGAAGCCATGCCATCTGCTCCCCTATCTGACAGTGGTGATAGTACTGGCAATAGATCAGCGGACAACGCAACTCCTCCAATGCACTTTCTTACTCCTCACGTTGAAATATCCATTCCTTACCCAGAACAAACTACTAATCAACGGAATTCAAGTCCTGCTCCACTAAATGGTGATAGTCCAAATAGTCCACAAAGTGCAGATAGCAATAGTAATGCTCCAAGCAGTAGTCATCATCAATTACCTATTAACAGTAGTGGCATTCATAG GAATGTGGGTGGTGGAGAAGAAGCTATCACACCTTCAATCTCTTTAATTCCTATCAAACAAGAGCCAAATAGCAATGGTATGGAAGATAGTGGAGCAACATCTAGCAATCTTTCATTGCCATCGTTAATCAAGGTCTCACCATTGAAGACACTATTGCGAGATGATCTATGTCGTAAACTTTCTACAAGTTgcagtaacaataataacactaataataataatggttcAAATTCCAATCTACATTCAAGGGGTGAACCCCCGACATCGACGAGACCTGATCCACGAAGTAGCGGTTTACAGTGTACACACTGTAGAATTACTTTTCCAGATCAGACGTTGTACTTTCTTCATAAAGGTTGTCACAGTGAGAGCAATCCATGGAAGTGCAATATATGTGGTGAGCAGTGCTGTAATTTGTACCAATTTAATTCGCATTTATTGAGCAAAAGTCATCAGTAG
- the LOC127066522 gene encoding zinc finger protein ztf-16-like isoform X1, with the protein MLDEGFKIVPPFGIMSDGVDGGGGENEVDSHSSSHAEAGDSSNHREEEALDPDNEAALNTNYDSSDGAVPAFRCDRCDNYETINKTAFCAHQDQCLGSGEPGESTEGIDGPENDGDGDEGHSGLRAHRKIFECDVCNMKFSNGANMRRHKMRHTGVKPYECRVCQKRFFRKDHLAEHFTTHSKTLPYHCPICNRGFQRQIAMRAHFQNEHVGQQDMVKSCPLCSYRATTMKCLRLHFFNRHGIDLDNPGPNSSTSILNSCTPGEAMPSAPLSDSGDSTGNRSADNATPPMHFLTPHVEISIPYPEQTTNQRNSSPAPLNGDSPNSPQSADSNSNAPSSSHHQLPINSSGIHRNVGGGEEAITPSISLIPIKQEPNSNGMEDSGATSSNLSLPSLIKVSPLKTLLRDDLCRKLSTSCSNNNNTNNNNGSNSNLHSRGEPPTSTRPDPRSSGLQCTHCRITFPDQTLYFLHKGCHSESNPWKCNICGEQCCNLYQFNSHLLSKSHQ; encoded by the exons AT GTTAGATGAAGGATTCAAGATAGTTCCACCGTTTGGTATCATGTCAGATGGAGTCGATGGTGGCGGCGGGGAAAACGAGGTAGACTCTCATTCCTCTTCGCATGCAGAGGCTGGTGATTCTTCTAAtcatagagaagaagaagcattGGATCCAGACAACGAAGCAGCTCTTAATACTAATTATGATAGTAGCGATGGAGCTGTTCCAGCATTTAG ATGTGATCGCTGTGACAATTATGaaactataaataaaacagCATTTTGTGCTCATCAAGATCAGTGTCTTGGAAGTGGTGAACCAGGAGAAAGTACAGAAGGTATCGATGGACCTGAAAACGATGGAGATGGAGACGAGGGTCATTCGGGTTTGCGAGCCCATAGAAAAATCTTTGAGTGTGATGTTTGCAacatgaaattttctaatggAGCTAATATGAGAAGACACAAG ATGAGGCATACAGGTGTAAAACCGTATGAGTGCCGAGTATGTCAGAAAAGATTCTTTCGAAAAGATCATCTTGCAGAACATTTTACCACTCATTCAAAAACTTTACCATATCATTGTCCAATATGTAATAGAGGTTTCCAAAGACAAATTGCCATGAGGGCGCATTTCCAAAATGAACATGTAGGACAACAGGATATGGTTAAATCATGTCCGTTATGTAGTTATCGAGCAACAACAATGAAATGTCTTAGGTTGCACTTTTTTAACAG ACATGGAATAGATTTAGATAATCCAGGACCAAACAGTTCAACTTCAATATTAAACAGTTGCACACCTGGGGAAGCCATGCCATCTGCTCCCCTATCTGACAGTGGTGATAGTACTGGCAATAGATCAGCGGACAACGCAACTCCTCCAATGCACTTTCTTACTCCTCACGTTGAAATATCCATTCCTTACCCAGAACAAACTACTAATCAACGGAATTCAAGTCCTGCTCCACTAAATGGTGATAGTCCAAATAGTCCACAAAGTGCAGATAGCAATAGTAATGCTCCAAGCAGTAGTCATCATCAATTACCTATTAACAGTAGTGGCATTCATAG GAATGTGGGTGGTGGAGAAGAAGCTATCACACCTTCAATCTCTTTAATTCCTATCAAACAAGAGCCAAATAGCAATGGTATGGAAGATAGTGGAGCAACATCTAGCAATCTTTCATTGCCATCGTTAATCAAGGTCTCACCATTGAAGACACTATTGCGAGATGATCTATGTCGTAAACTTTCTACAAGTTgcagtaacaataataacactaataataataatggttcAAATTCCAATCTACATTCAAGGGGTGAACCCCCGACATCGACGAGACCTGATCCACGAAGTAGCGGTTTACAGTGTACACACTGTAGAATTACTTTTCCAGATCAGACGTTGTACTTTCTTCATAAAGGTTGTCACAGTGAGAGCAATCCATGGAAGTGCAATATATGTGGTGAGCAGTGCTGTAATTTGTACCAATTTAATTCGCATTTATTGAGCAAAAGTCATCAGTAG